The Hymenobacter baengnokdamensis genome includes a region encoding these proteins:
- the hemW gene encoding radical SAM family heme chaperone HemW has translation MAGLYLHIPFCKQACHYCDFHFSTSMGLKGQFVEALLKEMALRRSYLPDPDAPLETIYFGGGTPSLLTGEELRRIFAAINSNFTILSGAEITLEANPDDLTAAKLAELAASPINRLSIGLQSFHEPHLRLMNRAHSARESGQAVRQAQAAGFENISVDLIYGVPAASHAIWEADLARLFELGVPHVSAYALTIEPDTAFGRRLRKGTFVAPPEEFVARQFEIMLGQLRAHGYEQYEISNFCQPGRESRHNANYWRGVPYLGLGPSAHSFDGRSRQYAVASNPQYVAAVLERGEVPLTVEILSPLDQANEYLLTSLRTSRGCDLAYLRDVLDLNLLAGRADYLASLTAQGMATLERDVLRLTDAGKLLADHITLALFADVPAPVV, from the coding sequence ATGGCTGGCCTCTACCTCCACATTCCGTTCTGCAAGCAGGCCTGCCACTACTGCGATTTCCACTTCAGCACCTCAATGGGGCTGAAAGGGCAGTTTGTGGAAGCTTTACTCAAGGAAATGGCCCTGCGGCGCAGCTACCTGCCCGACCCCGATGCCCCGCTTGAAACAATTTATTTTGGGGGTGGCACGCCTTCTCTGCTGACGGGGGAGGAGCTGCGACGGATTTTTGCGGCAATAAATAGTAATTTTACTATATTATCCGGAGCTGAAATCACCCTCGAAGCCAACCCCGACGACCTCACCGCCGCCAAGCTGGCCGAGCTGGCGGCCTCGCCAATCAACCGGCTCAGTATTGGGCTGCAGAGCTTCCACGAGCCACATCTGCGCCTGATGAACCGCGCCCACTCGGCCCGGGAGTCGGGGCAGGCCGTACGGCAGGCCCAGGCGGCCGGCTTTGAGAACATTTCAGTTGACTTGATTTACGGCGTGCCTGCCGCCAGCCACGCCATCTGGGAAGCAGACCTGGCGCGGCTCTTTGAGCTGGGCGTGCCGCACGTTTCGGCCTATGCCCTGACTATTGAGCCCGATACGGCTTTCGGCCGCCGCCTCAGAAAGGGAACCTTCGTGGCCCCGCCCGAGGAGTTTGTGGCCCGGCAATTTGAAATAATGCTCGGCCAGCTGCGCGCTCATGGCTACGAGCAGTACGAAATCAGCAACTTCTGCCAGCCCGGCCGCGAGAGCCGCCACAATGCCAACTATTGGCGCGGCGTGCCCTACCTGGGCCTGGGCCCGAGCGCGCACTCGTTTGACGGCCGCAGCCGGCAATATGCCGTGGCCAGCAACCCCCAGTACGTGGCCGCCGTGCTGGAGCGCGGCGAAGTGCCGCTCACCGTAGAAATCCTTTCGCCGCTAGACCAGGCCAACGAGTACCTGCTCACCAGCCTGCGCACCAGCCGGGGCTGCGACCTGGCCTACCTACGCGACGTGCTGGACCTCAACCTGCTGGCCGGGCGGGCCGACTACCTGGCCAGCCTCACCGCGCAGGGCATGGCCACGCTGGAGCGCGATGTGCTGCGCCTGACCGATGCCGGCAAGCTGCTGGCCGACCACATTACGCTGGCGCTGTTTGCCGATGTGCCGGCCCCCGTAGTGTAG
- a CDS encoding alpha/beta fold hydrolase — MWYLIPGLGADERVFRRLRLQAPSRVLQWLPPQTPTEPLAHYAARLAEAVPAGQPCWVVGVSFGGLLAQEIGRLRPLARVVLISSLGSPTDLPLLLRLAGATGLHRLVPFGLLGRLPRLAQWFFGARDGCEFRLLRQILRDTDPGFARWATAQLLAWRGPGLPAVVRLHGSRDHLLPAGSAPVDFKLAGAGHFLIVSHAAQVSRILNELAQP; from the coding sequence ATGTGGTATCTTATCCCCGGCCTGGGCGCCGACGAGCGGGTTTTCCGGCGCTTGCGGCTGCAGGCCCCTAGCCGGGTGCTCCAGTGGCTGCCACCGCAAACTCCTACTGAGCCGCTGGCTCACTACGCCGCCCGCCTGGCCGAAGCCGTGCCGGCTGGGCAGCCGTGCTGGGTCGTGGGCGTATCATTTGGGGGCCTGCTGGCCCAGGAAATCGGCCGCCTGCGGCCGTTGGCGCGGGTAGTGCTCATTTCCAGCCTCGGCAGCCCGACCGATTTGCCACTGCTGCTGCGCCTGGCCGGGGCCACGGGCCTGCATCGACTGGTGCCCTTCGGGCTGCTCGGGCGCCTGCCCCGGCTGGCGCAGTGGTTTTTTGGGGCGCGGGATGGCTGCGAGTTTCGGCTGCTGCGCCAGATACTGCGCGATACCGACCCCGGCTTCGCTCGCTGGGCCACTGCGCAGCTGCTGGCCTGGCGCGGGCCCGGCTTGCCGGCCGTAGTGCGCCTGCACGGCTCCCGCGACCACCTGCTGCCGGCCGGGAGCGCCCCTGTCGACTTTAAGCTGGCCGGCGCGGGGCATTTTCTTATCGTTAGCCACGCCGCCCAGGTGAGCCGCATACTGAATGAGCTGGCGCAGCCGTAA
- the rpmA gene encoding 50S ribosomal protein L27, which yields MAHKKGVGSSNNGRESHSKRLGVKIFGGQSLIAGNIIVRQRGTKHHPGINVGIGKDHTLFALVDGTVQFKKGRDERSFVSVVPAATEAAAA from the coding sequence ATGGCACACAAAAAAGGCGTCGGCTCGTCTAACAACGGCCGTGAATCGCATAGCAAGCGCCTCGGCGTGAAAATCTTCGGTGGTCAGTCGCTCATCGCCGGCAATATCATCGTGCGTCAGCGTGGTACCAAGCACCACCCCGGCATCAACGTCGGCATCGGCAAAGACCACACGCTGTTTGCGCTGGTCGATGGCACGGTGCAGTTCAAGAAAGGCCGCGACGAGCGTTCGTTCGTATCGGTAGTACCGGCCGCTACGGAAGCCGCTGCTGCTTAA
- the rplU gene encoding 50S ribosomal protein L21 yields MYAIVNIAGQQTKVEANKFVYAQRLAGNVGDSVELGNALLTDDNGTISIGAPELSVAVKGTIMAHVQGDKVLVFKKKRRKGYKKLNGHRQQFTKVMINSIG; encoded by the coding sequence ATGTACGCCATTGTCAATATCGCCGGCCAACAGACTAAGGTTGAGGCTAATAAATTTGTTTACGCCCAGCGTCTGGCCGGCAATGTCGGTGACTCGGTAGAGTTGGGCAATGCCCTGCTGACCGATGATAACGGCACTATCAGCATCGGCGCTCCCGAGCTGAGCGTTGCTGTAAAAGGCACCATCATGGCCCACGTCCAGGGCGACAAGGTCCTGGTATTCAAGAAGAAGCGCCGCAAGGGTTACAAGAAGCTGAATGGCCACCGCCAGCAGTTCACCAAAGTAATGATTAACAGCATTGGCTAA
- a CDS encoding ribonucleoside-diphosphate reductase small subunit, producing MEPLLAENPNRFVLFPIQNPQVWEFYKKAEASFWTAEEIDLSQDQKDWNGLNDNERHFIKHVLAFFAASDGIVNENLAINFMQEVQMPEARCFYGFQIMMENIHSETYSLLIDTYIKDPKEKDYLFNALETVPAVQRKGQWALTWINSENFAERLIAFAAVEGIFFSGSFCSIFWLKKRGLMPGLTFSNELISRDEGLHCDFACLLYSYLQHKLPEARVQAIIRDAVTIEQEFVTDALPVSLIGMNARTMSQYIEFVADRLLVSLGCAKIYNSSNPFDFMEMISVQGKTNFFEKRVAEYQKSGVMSERADNMFSLDEDF from the coding sequence ATGGAGCCTCTCCTCGCCGAAAACCCCAACCGTTTCGTCCTCTTTCCCATCCAGAATCCGCAGGTGTGGGAGTTTTACAAAAAGGCGGAAGCCTCGTTCTGGACGGCCGAGGAAATCGACCTCTCGCAAGACCAGAAAGACTGGAACGGCCTGAACGACAACGAGCGCCACTTCATCAAGCACGTGCTGGCCTTCTTCGCGGCCAGCGACGGCATCGTGAATGAGAATCTGGCCATCAACTTCATGCAGGAAGTGCAGATGCCCGAGGCGCGCTGCTTCTACGGCTTCCAGATTATGATGGAAAACATTCACAGTGAGACCTATTCGCTGCTGATTGATACGTATATCAAAGACCCTAAGGAGAAGGATTACCTCTTCAACGCGCTCGAAACGGTGCCCGCCGTGCAGCGCAAGGGCCAGTGGGCGCTGACCTGGATTAACTCAGAGAATTTTGCTGAGCGCCTCATCGCTTTTGCGGCCGTGGAAGGCATCTTCTTCTCGGGCTCGTTCTGCTCGATTTTCTGGCTGAAAAAGCGCGGCCTGATGCCCGGCCTTACCTTCTCGAACGAGCTGATTTCGCGCGATGAGGGGCTGCACTGCGACTTCGCCTGCCTGCTCTACAGCTACCTGCAACACAAGCTGCCCGAGGCGCGCGTGCAGGCTATTATCCGCGACGCGGTGACGATTGAGCAGGAGTTTGTGACCGACGCGCTGCCGGTGAGCCTTATCGGCATGAACGCCCGCACCATGAGCCAGTACATCGAGTTTGTGGCCGACCGCCTGCTGGTGTCGCTGGGCTGCGCCAAGATTTATAACTCATCTAACCCCTTCGACTTCATGGAGATGATTTCGGTGCAGGGCAAAACCAACTTCTTTGAGAAGCGCGTGGCCGAGTACCAGAAGTCGGGGGTGATGAGCGAGCGGGCCGACAACATGTTTTCGCTCGACGAGGATTTTTAG
- a CDS encoding tetratricopeptide repeat protein, translated as MEKILLGLLGFVPLIVNAQKSDTTYYRLAITTEKLATSESDLVKAVAYYTQAISMCKENSAELHFSYANRGQLKIQLGDRQSGIADLVKSISIKVVTSKIYWSKDIEYFTNEMNAISYYQIGLAESELGMGQESCIAFSRSGELGYAGAYEAIRKYCK; from the coding sequence ATGGAAAAAATTCTACTCGGTCTGCTTGGATTTGTGCCACTTATTGTGAATGCACAAAAAAGTGACACAACTTATTACAGACTGGCTATAACCACTGAAAAGTTAGCGACCAGTGAAAGTGATTTGGTAAAGGCAGTTGCCTACTATACACAAGCCATTTCTATGTGTAAAGAGAACTCTGCAGAACTTCATTTTTCTTACGCAAATCGTGGTCAATTAAAGATTCAATTAGGTGACCGTCAAAGTGGTATCGCTGATTTAGTGAAATCAATAAGTATTAAAGTGGTTACCAGTAAAATTTATTGGAGTAAGGATATTGAATATTTTACAAATGAAATGAACGCAATTTCTTATTACCAAATAGGTCTTGCTGAAAGTGAGTTAGGTATGGGACAAGAGAGCTGTATAGCTTTTAGCAGGTCAGGAGAACTGGGCTATGCAGGAGCTTATGAGGCAATTAGGAAATACTGTAAGTAA
- a CDS encoding RES family NAD+ phosphorylase — protein MKLYRFGKQPYIQDTTGQGGLYHSGRWHRQGTPILYTAEHLSLAKLEMLANSPILPVDYSVLTLEIPATASIKLLEAADLPADWYSLPYPPELAAITEAWIKEGKYWLLRVPSAQSPAEHNYLLNPLHPEHQNLRVVSIELHPFDARLK, from the coding sequence ATGAAGCTCTATCGCTTCGGCAAGCAGCCTTACATCCAAGATACCACCGGGCAGGGCGGACTCTATCATAGTGGCCGTTGGCACCGGCAGGGAACACCCATTCTCTACACTGCTGAACACCTGTCGCTGGCTAAGTTGGAGATGCTGGCCAATTCGCCCATATTGCCAGTCGATTATTCGGTGCTAACGCTGGAAATACCGGCTACTGCCTCTATAAAGCTGCTTGAAGCCGCCGACTTACCTGCTGACTGGTACAGCCTCCCCTATCCGCCTGAGTTGGCTGCCATTACCGAAGCGTGGATTAAAGAAGGAAAATACTGGCTCCTACGCGTGCCCTCAGCACAGTCGCCCGCCGAGCATAACTACCTGCTCAATCCATTGCATCCTGAGCACCAGAATTTGCGAGTGGTGTCAATAGAGCTCCACCCGTTTGATGCGCGGCTGAAGTAA
- the parS gene encoding type II RES/Xre toxin-antitoxin system antitoxin has translation MTAIPFQTTTATMVTLLGGPSMMPQPVRNSLDLMRAAVAGVPVAAVRHLQRHLRFTNREMSEALSISESTLARREQAHRTLTRDEAEKAIQLSAVVAKGLAVFENETDFHRWLQLENPALGGERPQALLASALGREQVLEVLGRIQWGIFS, from the coding sequence ATGACTGCTATCCCTTTCCAAACTACTACTGCCACTATGGTTACCCTACTCGGCGGCCCGTCGATGATGCCGCAGCCCGTGCGCAACAGTCTCGACTTGATGCGCGCCGCTGTAGCTGGGGTACCCGTGGCGGCAGTGCGGCATTTGCAGCGGCACCTGCGCTTTACCAACCGGGAAATGAGCGAAGCACTTTCCATCTCAGAAAGTACCCTAGCCCGGCGCGAGCAAGCTCACCGCACTCTGACCCGCGATGAGGCAGAGAAAGCCATCCAACTTTCGGCCGTAGTAGCCAAAGGCCTCGCCGTATTTGAGAACGAAACAGACTTCCACCGCTGGCTTCAGCTCGAAAACCCAGCACTGGGTGGCGAACGCCCGCAGGCACTGCTAGCGTCAGCGCTGGGCCGCGAACAAGTACTGGAAGTGCTGGGCCGGATTCAATGGGGAATTTTCTCTTGA